CAGGCAGCAACTCCGATTGAGGCCCTGCCCCAACGTGCCAGAAAGGCCGGCACGCCGGGTCGACTCTCGAACACGAGATCAGGGACAGCCCCTAGCCGGCGCGCATCCACCCTTCGCGCTCCAGCAGTCCCGCCACGCGGGCGGCCAGCTCGTCGCGGATGCGGTGGACCAGGACGTCCGACTTGTCCTTGGGGTCTTCCAGCGGCCAGTCCTCGCGCTGGAGCCCCGGCACCTGGGGACAGGCCTCGCCACATCCCAGGGTGATGAGCCATTGCGCGTCCTGGGTCAGGTCGTCCGTGAGCAGGCGGGGCTTCACGTCGTGCAGGTCGATGCCAATGTCCCGCATGGCCGCGAGCACTTCGGGATGAACCTTGTCGCCGGGCTGCGTCCCCGCGGAGACGGCGCGCGCCTTCTGGGGGTCTACCATCACATTGAAGAACGCCTCCGCCATCAGCGAGCGGCCAGCGTTGCGTACACAGGCGAAGATGACCTTGTTCATCAGACGTCCAACTCCATTCCTCACAGGTTCACGCGCCCCTCCTCGCGCGAAGTGACTTTCGACATGTTCAATGGCTTGCATATCTCACGGAGGGCTGGCCGCAAAGAGAGAGGCCGGGCGGACGGAAGGCCACACGCGCCTACCTTTGGCGGGCGCAATCCATTGCGCATGTGAAAAACGCCTGCAACTGCAACGCGGCGCACAACCAGGGTGCTCGCGCCCGCGCGGAGTCAGGCATGCAAGGGTTGACTCCGCCATGCGGAGCGTGCCGCCCTGGATGTGGATTGTCTTCTGAGCCGGGGTGCTGGTGTTGCTCGCGGTGGACCCGGCCGAGCAGTCCGGCAACACGGTCTTCCGCTGGCTCGCCAGGCGACCGCCGGTGACACAGGCGGTCCACGACAAGTCCTTCATCGTCAAGCTCAACACAGGGGCGGTGTGGGCCAGCGCGCGCGGCGGAGGGATGCACGCGCGGCGGCGGCGTCCCGGCCCGGCGCCCCCGTGGAACGGGAGGCCTGAGCCGGGAACGCCCCTGACACGGCGGAACTGCTACTCCAGGCCCGCGGCCTGACCGTCGGCGCCGGCACCACCCAGCACGAAGCCGTCGAAGGCCACGTTGGCCATCAGCTCCACGCGCTCCTTGTGCTTCTTCAGCAGCTCCACGTTGGCGGCGGCCGCCTTCTTGGATGCCTCGGACAGCGGCTGCT
This is a stretch of genomic DNA from Myxococcus xanthus. It encodes these proteins:
- a CDS encoding low molecular weight phosphatase family protein codes for the protein MNKVIFACVRNAGRSLMAEAFFNVMVDPQKARAVSAGTQPGDKVHPEVLAAMRDIGIDLHDVKPRLLTDDLTQDAQWLITLGCGEACPQVPGLQREDWPLEDPKDKSDVLVHRIRDELAARVAGLLEREGWMRAG